One genomic window of Moorella glycerini includes the following:
- a CDS encoding IS1634 family transposase, with amino-acid sequence MYIRTISRKNKDGSVVRYIQLAHNVWDPKAGYPKAKVLFNFGREEDVDREALVRLVKSITRFLGPEEALRTQAELNGSAPLTFVSSRPIGGAWVLNELWNQLGINRVLAGLLAKRKFQAPVERAIFAMVANRALNPASKLKTEDWVSHDVFIPGLPDVPVQNLYRAMDFLLEAAEELQKDIFFSVAHLFNLEVDLLYFDTTSTYFEVEEEDNPEDHKQHLRRKGNSKDHRPDLPQVVIGLAVTREGLPVRCWVWPGNTADMAVIEQVKKDLVGWQLGRVITVVDRGFASEDNLRYLQRAGGHYIAGEKMRSGKDTVAEALARPGRYKTVKDNLEVKEVIVGDGEKRVRYILVRNPKEAEKDRLEREKILARLKEELAAIGDLKGEPHTKACCQLIAHPTYGRYLKTDKKGQPYIDAARVKAEEKLDGKYLLRTSDDTISAEDVALGYKQLLEVEDAFRTMKQSLELRPVYHRLSDRIHAHVLLCWLGLLLIRVAETKVQDSWRNIRQTLERMHLGEFVGPEGRVLQRTETTPPQQHIFKTLGIKEPPQIIAVETKARKGP; translated from the coding sequence ATGTACATAAGAACTATTTCCCGCAAAAACAAGGACGGCTCTGTTGTCCGTTATATCCAGCTTGCCCACAACGTCTGGGACCCCAAGGCCGGCTACCCGAAAGCCAAAGTACTCTTCAACTTCGGCCGCGAAGAGGATGTAGACCGGGAAGCCCTGGTCCGCCTGGTAAAGAGTATTACGCGTTTTTTGGGACCGGAAGAGGCTTTACGCACCCAGGCAGAGTTAAACGGCAGCGCTCCCCTAACTTTTGTCTCCAGCCGGCCTATAGGTGGCGCCTGGGTGTTAAACGAGCTCTGGAACCAGCTGGGTATCAACCGCGTTTTAGCCGGGCTGCTGGCCAAACGTAAGTTCCAGGCGCCGGTAGAACGAGCCATCTTCGCTATGGTAGCCAACCGGGCTTTGAACCCGGCCAGTAAACTTAAGACCGAGGATTGGGTCAGCCACGATGTTTTCATTCCCGGCCTCCCGGACGTGCCGGTGCAAAACCTTTACCGAGCCATGGACTTCTTACTGGAGGCTGCTGAAGAACTGCAAAAGGATATCTTCTTCTCCGTGGCCCACCTCTTCAACCTGGAAGTCGATCTCCTGTACTTCGATACCACCTCCACCTACTTTGAAGTGGAAGAGGAGGATAATCCGGAGGACCATAAGCAGCACCTTCGGCGTAAAGGCAACTCCAAGGACCACCGGCCGGATTTACCCCAGGTGGTAATCGGCCTGGCTGTCACCAGGGAGGGCCTGCCGGTACGCTGCTGGGTCTGGCCGGGTAACACCGCCGACATGGCGGTAATCGAGCAAGTCAAAAAGGACCTGGTGGGCTGGCAACTGGGCCGGGTCATTACTGTTGTCGACCGCGGTTTTGCTTCGGAAGACAACCTTCGTTACCTCCAGCGCGCCGGCGGCCACTACATTGCCGGCGAAAAGATGCGCAGCGGCAAGGATACGGTGGCAGAGGCCCTTGCCCGGCCGGGCCGTTACAAAACTGTCAAGGATAACCTTGAAGTTAAAGAAGTTATCGTCGGCGACGGCGAAAAAAGGGTACGATATATCCTGGTACGTAACCCTAAAGAAGCAGAAAAAGACAGACTGGAGCGGGAGAAAATCCTGGCCCGCCTCAAGGAAGAATTAGCGGCCATTGGGGACCTCAAAGGCGAACCCCATACTAAAGCCTGCTGCCAGCTCATTGCCCATCCCACTTATGGCCGCTATCTCAAGACCGACAAGAAGGGACAACCCTATATCGATGCGGCCAGGGTGAAAGCTGAAGAGAAGCTGGACGGCAAATACCTTTTAAGAACCTCGGACGATACCATAAGTGCTGAAGACGTGGCCCTCGGCTACAAGCAACTGCTTGAGGTAGAGGATGCCTTCCGCACCATGAAGCAGTCCTTAGAGCTGCGGCCGGTCTATCATCGCCTGAGCGACCGCATCCATGCTCACGTCCTCCTGTGCTGGCTGGGACTGCTCCTAATCCGGGTAGCTGAAACGAAAGTGCAGGATAGCTGGCGGAACATCCGCCAGACCCTGGAACGCATGCACCTGGGCGAATTTGTTGGTCCTGAGGGCAGGGTACTCCAAAGGACGGAAACAACCCCGCCACAGCAGCATATCTTCAAGACCCTTGGGATAAAGGAACCGCCGCAAATAATCGCGGTCGAAACAAAGGCCAGAAAGGGTCCCTAG
- a CDS encoding pyrimidine-nucleoside phosphorylase, producing the protein MQMLDLIRRKREGQALAPAEIEAMIQGYTAGTIPDYQMAAFLMAVYFRGLDQEETAALTRAMVASGEQLDWSSIPGVKVDKHSTGGVADTTTLVLAPLVAAAGVPVVKMSGRGLGHTGGTIDKLEAIPGFRVQLSREEMVRQVKEIGLAITAQTGNLVPADGKLYALRDVTATVESRPLIASSVMSKKIAAGAEAIVLDVKVGSGAFMPDLASARELARLMVALGREMGRRAVAVITNMDEPLGMMVGNALEVREAIAVLSDGGPRELREVCLTLGSQMLLLAGAAGSSQEGRRRLETLLAGGQGLDKFRQFIAAQGGDPAVVDRPEFLPRAADQVTVAAPASGYISTVQARLVGEAAMLLGAGRVTKESPVDPAVGIELKKRRGDYVSAGEPLAVFHVNDRTNLEAARERFLAAYTLAAEPPAPQPLVYEIIGD; encoded by the coding sequence ATGCAGATGCTTGACTTAATCCGCCGCAAGCGGGAGGGCCAGGCCCTGGCGCCGGCGGAAATTGAGGCCATGATTCAGGGTTATACGGCCGGGACAATCCCCGACTACCAGATGGCGGCCTTCCTAATGGCCGTCTATTTCCGCGGCCTGGATCAGGAAGAGACGGCGGCCCTCACCCGGGCCATGGTGGCCTCGGGGGAGCAGCTTGACTGGAGTTCTATCCCCGGGGTGAAGGTCGACAAGCACAGCACCGGCGGTGTAGCCGATACAACTACGCTGGTCCTGGCACCCTTGGTAGCGGCTGCCGGGGTACCGGTGGTGAAGATGTCCGGCCGGGGCCTGGGCCACACCGGCGGTACCATTGACAAGCTGGAGGCCATTCCCGGCTTCCGGGTGCAGCTCTCCCGGGAGGAGATGGTCCGGCAGGTGAAGGAAATCGGGCTGGCCATTACGGCCCAGACGGGGAACCTGGTGCCGGCTGACGGCAAACTCTATGCCCTGCGGGATGTAACGGCAACGGTAGAGAGCAGGCCCCTCATTGCCAGCAGTGTCATGAGCAAAAAAATCGCCGCCGGCGCTGAGGCCATAGTTCTCGATGTCAAGGTTGGCAGCGGCGCCTTTATGCCCGACCTGGCTTCGGCCCGGGAACTGGCCCGGCTTATGGTGGCCCTGGGACGGGAGATGGGCCGACGGGCGGTAGCCGTAATTACCAATATGGATGAGCCCCTGGGGATGATGGTAGGCAATGCCCTGGAAGTAAGAGAAGCTATTGCCGTATTATCCGACGGCGGGCCGCGGGAACTGCGGGAGGTGTGCCTCACCCTGGGCAGCCAGATGCTTTTGCTTGCCGGTGCCGCCGGGAGCAGCCAGGAAGGCCGCCGGCGCCTGGAAACCTTGCTGGCCGGAGGCCAGGGGCTGGATAAATTCCGGCAGTTTATTGCCGCCCAGGGCGGCGACCCGGCAGTGGTGGACCGGCCGGAATTCCTGCCTAGGGCGGCCGATCAGGTGACGGTAGCCGCACCGGCCAGCGGTTACATCAGCACCGTCCAGGCCCGCCTGGTAGGCGAGGCGGCCATGCTCCTGGGAGCCGGGCGGGTCACCAAGGAAAGCCCCGTTGACCCGGCGGTAGGTATTGAACTTAAAAAGCGCCGGGGAGATTATGTTAGCGCTGGCGAGCCCCTGGCCGTCTTCCACGTCAACGACCGGACCAACCTGGAGGCGGCCAGGGAAAGATTCCTGGCGGCCTATACCCTGGCAGCAGAGCCGCCGGCCCCCCAGCCGCTGGTGTATGAGATAATAGGTGATTAA
- a CDS encoding sulfite exporter TauE/SafE family protein: MPGSIAVWLAAAVIVCLAAALQGITGFGFALISVPLLLLIYDPHTAVGINIIISFVSLSLLTLRVRKAVLLPVVKNLFLGSILGIPLGAYVFLHFDVQQLKFIIGIVTALCSLLLLSGMTVKNAAGCFWERIAGSISGFLTGSIGMPGPPIILFLSNLQLPKDRFRATTAAYFTLVYPSSLLLLTLLGAIDGHITLTAVSLIPFAILGGQVGCRLFSLVPQAQFQRSVPLLVLGTAIYIVITTLP; this comes from the coding sequence ATGCCCGGTAGCATTGCCGTCTGGCTGGCAGCGGCTGTCATAGTCTGCCTGGCCGCCGCTTTACAGGGAATAACCGGCTTCGGTTTTGCCCTGATTTCAGTACCTCTTTTGCTCCTGATCTACGACCCCCATACCGCTGTGGGTATTAATATTATTATTTCCTTCGTTTCCCTCTCTCTGTTGACTTTGCGCGTCCGTAAGGCTGTTTTACTACCGGTGGTGAAAAACCTTTTCCTGGGCAGTATCCTAGGGATTCCCCTGGGGGCTTACGTTTTCCTGCATTTTGACGTACAGCAGCTCAAGTTTATCATCGGTATTGTCACCGCTCTGTGTAGCCTGCTGCTCTTGAGCGGCATGACGGTGAAAAATGCCGCCGGTTGCTTCTGGGAAAGGATTGCGGGCAGCATCTCCGGTTTCCTGACGGGGAGCATCGGTATGCCCGGACCGCCAATTATCCTTTTCCTGAGCAACCTGCAGCTACCCAAAGACCGCTTCCGGGCCACAACGGCCGCCTACTTTACCCTGGTCTACCCGTCCAGCCTTCTTCTTTTAACCCTCCTGGGGGCCATCGACGGTCACATCACCCTGACGGCCGTCTCTTTGATCCCCTTTGCCATCCTGGGCGGCCAAGTGGGTTGCCGCCTATTTTCCCTGGTGCCTCAGGCGCAGTTCCAGCGCAGCGTGCCTCTGCTGGTCCTGGGAACGGCTATCTACATCGTGATAACCACGCTGCCATGA
- the hepT gene encoding type VII toxin-antitoxin system HepT family RNase toxin translates to MALTKEEFIANNDNFAIAEHHLRRALEALLDIGRHIIAKKGLGRPEDYKSIITLLGKNGVIPMEFMLKIQGMAGYRNRLVHGYADVTAEEIYDLLKERLADFAEFVYYILDYLNKENVVQKGGTGDDTKNCSRTPSPGN, encoded by the coding sequence TTGGCTTTAACAAAAGAAGAGTTTATAGCCAATAACGATAACTTTGCCATCGCCGAGCACCATCTGCGCCGAGCTCTAGAAGCGCTCCTGGATATTGGCCGGCATATTATAGCTAAAAAAGGATTGGGCCGGCCGGAAGATTATAAAAGCATCATTACCTTGTTGGGAAAAAACGGCGTTATCCCCATGGAATTTATGCTAAAGATCCAAGGCATGGCTGGCTATCGTAATCGCCTGGTGCACGGTTATGCCGATGTTACTGCTGAAGAAATCTATGATCTCCTTAAAGAGAGGCTGGCTGATTTTGCGGAATTTGTGTATTACATACTTGACTACCTGAACAAAGAGAACGTAGTTCAGAAAGGTGGGACCGGTGATGACACCAAAAATTGCTCCCGAACTCCATCCCCAGGCAATTAA